A segment of the Amycolatopsis thermophila genome:
CGGGCAGGTCGGCGATCTGGGCCGCGGGTTCGGTGCGGCGCCGGGAGACGAGCCCCTGCCCGAAGTAGGACCACTGCCCGCGGTGCAGGAAGTTCGGGTCCGTCAGGACCCGGAACGGCCCCAGCCGCACCAGGGTGGTGGCGGTGCCGATGAACGTGAGCGAGTCCGGGGGGAACACACAACCCGGGCTACCCACCAGCGTGCGGATGATTCACCGCGCGGGGCGGGGGAACCCGGCCGCGGTCGGGATCCGCAGCGCCGGGCCGGACTGGTTGCCGTGCCTGCGCGAGTCCGCCTACCAGGGCAGCCGGGTCGCCGTGACCGCCAGCGTGGTCAGCGGCACGGTGAACCTCCCGCCGAGGCGGTCGATCGCGGCGCCGACGTGGTCGAGCACCTCGGCGCGCTGCCCGGGCGCGAGCGGGGTGAGGCCGCCGGTGGTGGCGAGCTGGTCCAGCCACGCATCGCGGGTGTAGGTGCGCTCGGCGTCGAAGCGCCACCGCTCCGGCTCGTCGAAGGTCGCCGCCTCCCGCATGCCGTCGGCGATCTTGGCGAATCCGGCCTGGTAGAGGTCGGCCGGCGCGGCCTGGAGGGTGAACGGCGAGCCGGGCACGACCCGCCGGTAGACCTCGGCGAAGGCGTCGACGACCTCGGGCGGGGCTGCGAAGGCGTGCGCGAACACCGCGAACCGGCCACCGGGGCGCAGCACGCGCGCGACCTTGACCAGGCCCGCGACCGGGTCGACCCAGTGCCAGGACTGGGCCGCCACGACCGCGTCGAAGGTGCGGCCGGCCGGGTCCCACGCCTCGAAGGTGGCGACTTCGGTGGCGACGCCGTTGTCCCGGGCGAACCCGGCCATCCGCGGGTCCGGGTCGACGCCGAGCACGCGGCAGCCGGCCGCTCGGAGCTGGCGCGCGGCGATCCCGGTGCCGCAGCCGACGTCCAGGACGTCGGCGCCGGCGGCCGCGATCCGCTCGATCAGGGCGGCGGGATAGGGGGGCCTGGACCGGTCGTAGCGGGCGGCGTCGACGCCGAACGACTCGGCCGTGGCCCGGGCCTCGTGCGGTAAAGTGGGCATGCGCCCACCCTAGTGGGCGGGCGCCCACTAGGACCAGGGAGGAGCACGCGGTGCCCACCGGGGTGCACATCCAGGACCCGCGACGCCAGCTGCTCGACGCCGCCGAACGGGTTCTGCTCCGGGACGGGCCGAGCGGGCTGACCAGCCGCGCGGTGACCGCGGAGGCGGACTGCGCGAAGGGCGTGCTGCACCGGCATTTCGCCGATTTCGACGACTTCCTCGCCGAGCTGGTGCGGGAACGCATCGCCCGGCTCGAGGACCAGGCGGTCAGCCTGCGCGGGGCGGCCGGGACGGGCACCGTCGCGGGCAACCTCGTCACCGCGCTGACCGGCCTGTTCGACCCGGTCGCGATCGGTGTGGTCGGGCTCGTGGTGTTCCGGGACGAGCTGCGCGCCCGCCTGCGCCGGGCGTGGCCGGGGATCCCGGTGCTGACGGAGGCGGCCGCCCTGATCGCCGCCTACCTCACCGACGAGTGCGACATGGGCCGCATCGCCGCCGACGCCGACGTCGATTCGCTCGCCCTGTCCCTGATCGGAGCGGGCCACCTGCTCTTCGCCGGCCGCGACGGCAGCCCACCCGAACCCGGCGAGGTGGAGCAGGTGGTGACCGCCGTGACCGCCGACGTCGTCCAACGCAGACTGCTGTG
Coding sequences within it:
- a CDS encoding class I SAM-dependent methyltransferase — its product is MPTLPHEARATAESFGVDAARYDRSRPPYPAALIERIAAAGADVLDVGCGTGIAARQLRAAGCRVLGVDPDPRMAGFARDNGVATEVATFEAWDPAGRTFDAVVAAQSWHWVDPVAGLVKVARVLRPGGRFAVFAHAFAAPPEVVDAFAEVYRRVVPGSPFTLQAAPADLYQAGFAKIADGMREAATFDEPERWRFDAERTYTRDAWLDQLATTGGLTPLAPGQRAEVLDHVGAAIDRLGGRFTVPLTTLAVTATRLPW
- a CDS encoding TetR/AcrR family transcriptional regulator, producing the protein MPTGVHIQDPRRQLLDAAERVLLRDGPSGLTSRAVTAEADCAKGVLHRHFADFDDFLAELVRERIARLEDQAVSLRGAAGTGTVAGNLVTALTGLFDPVAIGVVGLVVFRDELRARLRRAWPGIPVLTEAAALIAAYLTDECDMGRIAADADVDSLALSLIGAGHLLFAGRDGSPPEPGEVEQVVTAVTADVVQRRLL